A single window of Nicotiana tomentosiformis chromosome 1, ASM39032v3, whole genome shotgun sequence DNA harbors:
- the LOC138906619 gene encoding uncharacterized protein — protein MDITIDTTDSFSNTLPSTTLNKSSKDPLTSLEKRIPLSQEDRVRMYLPWKYSIIIKLQGKQILHQILRKKAQELWKVKENLPLIDLGADYYIAKLQNKDSMHSVLQNGPWFIFGHFLSCQRREPNFVASEAKQSFTAIWLRLPNLPTEFYDGFILQKIDNSIGRLLKIDACTSATLRGRYARLCVELPMDHPVAKFIYIEDHKQYIEYEGGKNTLHKCVGC, from the coding sequence ATGGATATTACTATTGACACTACTGATTCCTTCTCCAATACCTTACCATCTACCACCCTAAACAAATCATCAAAGGACCCTTTAACTTCCTTAGAAAAAAGAATCCCCCTATCCCAAGAAGACAGAGTCCGCATGTATCTGCCTTGGAAATACTCTATAATTATTAAGCTCCAAGGCAAACAAATACTTCATCAGATCCTTAGAAAAAAGGCTCAGGAGTTGTGGAAAGTgaaagaaaatttaccattaatcGACCTAGGAGCTGATTACTATATTGCAAAACTACAAAACAAGGACAGTATGCATTCAGTCCTTCAAAATGGTCCATGGTTCATCTTTGGACATTTTCTATCATGTCAAAGACGGGAGCCAAATTTTGTTGCATCGGAGGCCAAACAATCGTTTACTGCAATATGGCTTCGATTACCAAATCTTCCTACTGAATTTTATGATGGTTTTATCCTTCAAAAAATTGATAACTCAATAGGTAGGTTGTTAAAAATTGATGCTTGCACATCAGCAACCTTAAGGGGACGTTATGCCAGATTATGTGTTGAATTACCAATGGATCACCCGGTTGCAAAATTCATCTACATAGAGGATCATAAACAATACATAGAATATGAGGGGGGGAAAAATACATTGCATAAATGTGTGGGATGCTAG